Proteins from one Hyperolius riggenbachi isolate aHypRig1 chromosome 2, aHypRig1.pri, whole genome shotgun sequence genomic window:
- the LOC137544701 gene encoding E3 ubiquitin/ISG15 ligase TRIM25-like, with translation MASADLSKELECPVCLSSYTDPVNLRCGHNFCRGCIDRVLDTQEESGVYSCPECRDAYKARPALQRNIALRKIAEHFLSTQPEQEETGVCCTYCIHSAVPADMSCLLCDASLCDNHLRVHSKAPEHVLCVPNTPLENRKCSVHKRILEYYCTEDAACICVSCRLDGEHWGHQVEMLDEASEKKKKKLRNDLPKLMAETEEAEKRVQSLEECRRIAKEKANCESERVTALFRHIRRQLDDLEKRVLSDIIRQAEQVSQSYNDIIQQLEIKKEELSRKMHDKKIALWVDKSQNRKETPERFEYSQDKHPST, from the exons ATGGCGTCTGCTGATCTGAGCAAGGAGCTGGAGTGTCCTGTGTGTCTGAGCAGTTATACCGATCCTGTAAACCTGAGATGTggtcacaacttctgccgggGCTGTATTGATCGTGTGCTGGATACACAGGAGGAGTCTGGAGTTTACTCCTGTCCTGAATGTAGAGACGCATATAAGGCTCGGCCTGCCCTGCAGAGGAACATTGCCCTGAGGAAAATAGCAGAGCATTTCCTGTCTACTCAGCCAGAACAGGAGGAGACCGGAGTCTGCTGTACTTACTGCATTCACTCTGCTGTACCGGCTGATATGTCCTGTCTGCTGTGTGATGCTTCTCTGTGTGATAATcacctgagagtccacagcaagGCTCCAGAACACGTCTTATGTGTCCCCAACACTCCCCTGGAGAACaggaaatgctccgtccataaaaggatcctggagtattactgcactgaggatgctgcctgtatctgtgtgtcctgCAGGCTGGATGGAGAACATTGGGGACACCAGGTGGAGATGCTGGATGAGGCCtctgaaaagaagaagaagaagctgagaaatgatctgccgaaactgatggcagagacagaggaggctgagaaaagagtccagagtctggaggaatgcAGGAGAATAGCAAAAGAAAAAGCAAATTGTGAATCAGAGAGAGTCACTGCCCTGTTTAGACACATCAGGAGACAGCTGGATGATCTGGAGAAGAGAGTCCTGAGTGACATCATTAGACAGGCAGAGCAGGTGTCAcaatcatacaatgacatcattcagcagctggagataaagaaggaggagctgtccaggaagatgc ATGACAAAAAGATAGCATTATGGGTAGATAAAAGCCAGAATCGCAAAGAAACACCAGAGAGATTTGAGTATTCCCAG GATAAACATCCCAGTACTTGA